A genomic stretch from Sphaerodactylus townsendi isolate TG3544 linkage group LG15, MPM_Stown_v2.3, whole genome shotgun sequence includes:
- the LOC125444751 gene encoding olfactory receptor 14A16-like, with translation MPNLTSTSDFLLLEFSDIRDLQMLHFFVFFAVYLTAVTGNLLIILAVAVDHHLRTPMFFFLMNLAVLDLGSVSVLVPKAMANSLMNSRSISYSGCVAQVFFFFFFGGSDFAILAIMAHDRHIAICNPLQYETIMHRGACIQMAVSAWITGIFYGVLNTGGTFAITFCSNMIDQFFCEVPQMLKLACSDMYLVEVGLIIFSICLGIGCFIFIIVTYMQIFSAVRRIPSIHGQKKAISTCLPHLTVVCLLVFSGIFGYVRPRSYSSSVMKALFAIIYAVVPPLLNPFIYSMRNKEIKTALLKLCDCGHFSKTITCHNTNAK, from the coding sequence ATGCCCAATCTTACCTCTACATCTGACTTCCTGCTCTTGGAATTCTCTGACATTCGAGATCTACAGATGTTACACTTCTTTGTGTTCTTTGCAGTATACCTGACTGCTGTGACTGGCAATCTTCTTATCATCCTTGCTGTAGCTGTGGATCACCATCTGCGCACCCCCATGTTCTTCTTTCTCATGAACCTGGCTGTTCTGGACCTTGGATCAGTTTCTGTCTTGGTACCCAAAGCCATGGCCAACTCTCTCATGAACAGCAGGTCAATTTCTTATTCAGGATGCGTAGCtcaagttttcttcttcttcttctttggagggtcAGATTTTGCAATCTTGGCAATAATGGCACATGATCGTCATATTGCTATCTGCAATCCATTGCAATATGAGACCATTATGCACAGAGGAGCCTGCATTCAGATGGCGGTCAGTGCATGGATTACTGGTATATTCTATGGTGTGTTAAATACTGGGGGAACTTTTGCTATCACCTTCTGCTCCAACATGATTGATCAGTTCTTCTGTGAAGTACCACAAATGCTAAAACTTGCCTGTTCAGACATGTATCTAGTGGAAGTTGGTTTAATTATCTTTAGCATTTGTCTTGGAATAGGATGCTTCATTTTCATCATTGTCACTTACATGCAGATTTTTTCAGCAGTGCGCAGAATCCCTTCCATCCATGGTCAGAAAAAGGCCATCTCCACTTGCCTTCCCCACCTCACTGTGGTCTGTTTGCTTGTATTTAGTGGAATCTTTGGCTATGTGAGGCCTCGTAGTTACTCTTCATCTGTCATGAAAGCTCTTTTTGCAATAATTTATGCAGTAGTTCCTCCTTTGCTCAATCCATTCATTTatagcatgagaaacaaagaAATCAAGACTGCCTTGTTGAAGCTCTGTGATTGTGGGCATTTTTCTAAAACAATTACATGTCACAACACTAATGCAAAGTAA
- the LOC125444078 gene encoding olfactory receptor 14A16-like, with product MKRRKLLQGRLMLDIEITMPNLTSTSDFLLLEFSDIRDLQIFHFFAFFTVYLTAVSGNLLIILAVALDPHLHSPMYFFLMNLAVLDLGSVSVMVPKAMANSLLNSWSISYSGCVAQVFFLFFFVGSDFFILTIMAHDRYVAICNPLQYETIMHRGACVQMAVSAWIAGILYGVLHSGGTFSITFCSNMIDQFFCEVPQIIKLACSDMYLVEIDILLFTCFIGLGCFIFIVVTYVQIFVAVLKIPSVHGQKKAISTCLPHLTVVSLLMFSGIFAYLRPHSYSSSDLNVLFAIIYAVVPPLLNPFIYSMRNKEIKTALLKLFDLGNILK from the exons atgaaaagaagaaaactcctGCAAG GCAGACTGATGCTGGATATTGAGATCACAATGCCCAATCTTACCTCCACATCTGACTTTCTGCTCTTGGAATTCTCTGACATCCGAGATCTACAGATCTTTCACTTCTTTGCTTTCTTCACAGTATACTTAACTGCAGTGAGTGGCAATCTTTTGATCATCCTTGCTGTGGCCCTGGATCCCCATCTGCACAGCCCCATGTACTTCTTTCTCATGAACCTGGCCGTTCTGGACCTTGGCTCAGTTTCTGTCATGGTACCCAAAGCCATGGCCAACTCTCTCCTGAACAGCTGGTCAATTTCTTATTCAGGATGTGTAGCTCaagttttcttcctcttcttttttgtggGGTCAGATTTTTTCATCTTGACAATAATGGCACATGATCGGTATGTGGCTATCTGCAACCCACTGCAGTATGAGACCATTATGCACAGAGGTGCCTGTGTTCAGATGGCGGTCAGTGCATGGATTGCTGGTATACTCTATGGTGTGTTACACAGTGGAGGAACTTTTAGTATTACCTTCTGTTCCAACATGATTGATCAGTTCTTCTGTGAAGTCCCACAGATTATAAAACTTGCCTGTTCAGACATGTATCTAGTGGAAATTGATATCCTTTTGTTTACCTGTTTCATTGGGCTAGGATGCTTCATCTTCATCGTTGTCACCTATGTGCAGATTTTTGTAGCCGtgctcaaaatcccttctgtgcATGGTCAGAAAAAGGCCATCTCCACATGCCTTCCCCATCTCACTGTGGTGTCTTTGCTTATGTTTAGTGGAATCTTTGCCTATTTGAGGCCTCACAGTTACTCTTCATCTGACCTGAATGTTCTTTTTGCAATAATTTATGCCGTGGTCCCTCCCTTGTTGAATCCATTCATTTatagcatgagaaacaaagaAATCAAGACTGCATTGTTGAAGCTCTTTGATTTGGGCAATATTCTAAAATAA